Proteins encoded within one genomic window of Dyadobacter chenhuakuii:
- a CDS encoding LEA type 2 family protein codes for MQSIRSLKIVLIVFVFIAAGAIGWFLFKKYKNENANPVSGLKPRVEMGIGQISNITDSTIDLSLKLLVDNPLPVGVDVERFSYFVQMNGVTIVEDEYAKPLTINPRDSTLVTIPAKLKIAKLKKEGDSENAAGEDSADYHFEGHFHLKKPILGKDSIVLDMDKRLPLYRLPKIEIVDYDMKKFSLGKSEIVLKLKFSNQNPFPVQFENPAYVVDLGKQDRLAEGSVKGVTKVKGKSSEIYEIPLAIDMGKVLKAAGQLVSKGKQLPFVLYFKSKLVSENDIFKNSDVNIIVNGTLKDLETVQKNLSK; via the coding sequence ATGCAGTCCATTCGATCGCTCAAAATCGTACTTATTGTTTTTGTCTTCATTGCAGCCGGTGCCATAGGCTGGTTCCTTTTCAAAAAATATAAAAATGAAAACGCCAATCCCGTTTCGGGATTGAAACCGCGCGTAGAAATGGGAATCGGGCAAATCAGCAACATTACGGACAGTACTATTGATTTATCACTGAAACTTTTGGTGGACAATCCCCTGCCCGTAGGTGTGGACGTAGAGCGCTTCAGTTATTTTGTGCAGATGAACGGAGTGACCATTGTAGAAGACGAATATGCTAAACCGTTAACCATTAACCCGCGCGACAGCACATTGGTTACCATTCCTGCCAAGTTGAAGATCGCGAAGCTAAAAAAGGAAGGGGATTCGGAAAATGCTGCGGGAGAAGATAGCGCCGATTATCATTTCGAAGGCCATTTTCATTTGAAGAAGCCGATTTTAGGAAAAGACAGCATTGTGCTTGATATGGACAAAAGGCTGCCGCTTTACAGGCTTCCCAAAATTGAAATTGTAGATTATGACATGAAAAAATTCAGTCTGGGTAAATCTGAAATTGTCTTAAAACTGAAATTCTCTAATCAGAACCCGTTTCCCGTTCAGTTTGAAAATCCTGCTTACGTTGTTGACCTGGGCAAGCAGGATCGCCTGGCCGAAGGGAGCGTTAAGGGCGTTACCAAGGTGAAAGGGAAGAGCAGCGAGATCTACGAAATCCCGCTCGCCATTGATATGGGCAAAGTTCTCAAAGCAGCCGGTCAACTGGTTTCAAAAGGGAAACAGTTACCATTTGTTTTGTATTTCAAAAGTAAACTGGTCTCAGAAAACGACATCTTTAAAAACAGCGACGTTAACATTATCGTCAACGGAACATTAAAGGATCTGGAAACGGTACAAAAAAACCTTTCGAAGTAA
- a CDS encoding YciE/YciF ferroxidase family protein: MKATKSKTVNQITGTDSEKLKELFVDGLKDIYWAEKHLAKALTKMSKNATSEELKAAFEQHTTETEEHAARLEEVFGLIGEKAQAKKCAAMEGLIEEAEEIISSTDKGTMVRDCGLIMAAQKVEHYEIASYGTLRNIARTLGHSDVADLLQQTLDQEGETDHKLTELAETYVNEEASAE; the protein is encoded by the coding sequence ATGAAAGCGACTAAAAGTAAAACCGTTAACCAGATTACAGGAACAGACAGCGAAAAGCTAAAAGAACTATTTGTAGATGGCCTTAAAGACATTTACTGGGCAGAAAAACACCTTGCAAAAGCATTGACAAAAATGTCTAAAAATGCTACTTCGGAAGAACTGAAAGCAGCTTTTGAACAACATACAACTGAAACAGAAGAACACGCTGCGAGATTGGAAGAAGTTTTCGGTCTGATCGGCGAGAAAGCACAAGCTAAGAAATGTGCGGCCATGGAAGGACTTATCGAAGAAGCAGAAGAAATTATCAGCAGCACCGATAAAGGAACAATGGTTCGCGATTGCGGATTGATCATGGCTGCTCAGAAAGTTGAGCATTATGAAATCGCATCTTACGGAACATTGAGAAACATTGCGAGAACATTAGGCCACAGCGACGTAGCAGATTTACTGCAACAAACGCTTGACCAGGAAGGCGAAACAGACCATAAATTGACAGAGCTAGCTGAAACGTATGTGAATGAAGAAGCCAGCGCTGAATAA
- a CDS encoding pyridoxamine 5'-phosphate oxidase family protein, with product MEKDLQNKEAIEKLKSMAEDIRFCMYTTYANEKIESRPMTTQQIDENGNVWFFTNRNTDIGDGSNQGEPVTLIYSEPKNNTYISVSGKAEIVEDEAKKEELWNPMAKAWFPEGKEDPNLVLLKVTTGEAAYWDATSSKMVVFFSMVKAVLTGTTPDGGDHGKLNLA from the coding sequence ATGGAAAAGGACCTTCAAAATAAGGAAGCGATAGAAAAATTGAAATCAATGGCCGAGGACATCCGGTTCTGCATGTATACGACATACGCCAACGAGAAAATCGAATCGCGGCCTATGACTACGCAACAGATTGATGAGAACGGTAACGTTTGGTTTTTTACAAATAGAAACACAGACATTGGCGACGGCTCGAACCAGGGCGAACCGGTTACATTGATTTATTCAGAACCCAAAAATAACACCTATATCAGCGTTTCCGGAAAGGCTGAAATTGTTGAAGACGAAGCGAAAAAAGAGGAATTATGGAATCCGATGGCAAAAGCCTGGTTTCCTGAAGGCAAAGAAGATCCAAACCTGGTGCTTTTAAAAGTGACAACGGGAGAAGCTGCTTACTGGGATGCGACGTCATCCAAAATGGTGGTTTTCTTTTCTATGGTAAAAGCCGTGCTTACAGGCACCACGCCGGATGGCGGCGATCATGGAAAGTTGAATTTGGCATAA
- a CDS encoding 2TM domain-containing protein: METPRNEFIWRKAKKRASFKVHLSTYMVVNGGLWLLWAVTAFPHFGNDHMPWPIFPMLGWGIGLASHYITAYGNLGEKEMAEREYEKLMRS, translated from the coding sequence ATGGAAACGCCGCGTAACGAATTTATCTGGAGAAAAGCGAAAAAGAGAGCATCGTTCAAAGTTCATCTGAGCACTTATATGGTTGTGAATGGGGGTTTATGGCTGCTGTGGGCTGTAACCGCTTTTCCGCACTTTGGCAATGATCATATGCCATGGCCGATATTTCCAATGCTGGGGTGGGGCATAGGACTTGCCTCTCACTATATCACCGCATACGGTAATCTCGGCGAAAAGGAAATGGCAGAGCGGGAATATGAAAAATTAATGCGCAGCTAG
- a CDS encoding TonB-dependent receptor, with translation MKKYILSLIAMAVLSLAYAQQPAQLVKGHVIDAESLLPIIGANVIITTLNPIMGGATDAEGGFRIEHVPVGRHSIKITSIGYDDAFLQEIAVGSGKEVELTIKLAESFKSLDEVVVKAQKENGAPLNDMVSVSGRSFTVDQTKRFAASVNDPARMALSFAGVATNDDGGNQIIIRGNSPKGMLWRMEGVEIPNPNHFGEEGSSGGGISALSANVLGNSDFLTGAFPAEYGNATSGVFDLKLRNGNNEKREYALQAGVLGLDFAAEGPIGAKGGASYLANYRYSTLSVLDKLGLNIQGDASTDFQDGAFKIHVPSDDRSVVTVWGIGGISTSKERTPQENEVFTSNRGILGINYLRYISNKAYVESIISYAGTKVTDDSDDLGKQISYHQSFINQTLRISSLLNYKLNARNTFRGGFIINHLDFNLFDRNNENGPVRVFLDQKGSTQLYQAYGQLKSRISPTVTINAGVHGMLLGLNNQFSLEPRLGMKWAVASRSTVSFGAGLHSKTESISTYFAQVNAESGKTAAANKDLKLMKSAHFVAGYEFRPTSSWRILTETYYQHHYHVPIGSPNATQPYLLHNSQINEISGFANDSLTSDGTGRSYGVELTVEKSLTGGIYLMSTTSLYQAKYTGRDGIERDSRFNGQFVQNVLAGKEWKVGKNKTNVFAANIKLLASGGNRVTPVDLEKSKQTGKTERDWTKAYSEQLPHYFRSDVRVSYTKNKRRTASTISLDIQNVTNRLNAYEQTYDPTNKEIRNTTQTGLIPVLNYRLEF, from the coding sequence ATGAAAAAATATATTCTTTCGCTGATCGCGATGGCGGTCCTTTCGCTGGCTTATGCCCAGCAGCCTGCACAACTTGTGAAGGGCCATGTCATTGATGCTGAATCGCTTCTGCCCATCATCGGTGCTAATGTGATCATTACTACGCTTAACCCGATCATGGGCGGCGCGACGGATGCAGAAGGCGGATTTCGAATCGAGCATGTGCCGGTCGGACGGCATTCCATTAAGATCACAAGCATTGGCTATGACGACGCTTTTTTGCAGGAAATCGCTGTCGGTTCGGGCAAGGAAGTAGAGCTGACGATCAAATTGGCGGAATCTTTTAAATCGTTGGATGAAGTGGTGGTGAAGGCGCAGAAGGAGAACGGTGCTCCGCTGAATGATATGGTAAGCGTTAGCGGACGATCATTTACGGTGGATCAAACCAAAAGGTTCGCGGCTTCGGTGAATGATCCGGCGCGGATGGCACTGTCTTTCGCAGGCGTTGCAACCAACGATGATGGTGGTAACCAGATCATTATACGCGGTAACAGCCCGAAAGGAATGTTGTGGAGAATGGAAGGCGTTGAAATTCCTAATCCCAACCATTTCGGAGAGGAAGGATCTAGCGGCGGCGGCATAAGTGCATTAAGCGCCAACGTTTTAGGGAATTCTGATTTTCTGACTGGTGCGTTTCCGGCGGAATATGGCAATGCTACTTCCGGGGTTTTTGACTTAAAATTAAGAAACGGAAACAATGAAAAGCGCGAGTATGCGCTGCAAGCCGGCGTTTTGGGCCTCGACTTTGCTGCGGAAGGACCGATCGGTGCAAAAGGCGGCGCTTCCTACTTGGCCAATTATCGCTATTCCACTTTATCCGTTCTTGACAAATTGGGATTGAACATTCAGGGCGATGCATCCACGGACTTCCAGGATGGCGCTTTTAAAATCCACGTTCCTTCGGATGATCGGTCTGTGGTGACGGTTTGGGGAATTGGCGGGATCAGCACTTCCAAGGAGCGTACGCCGCAGGAAAATGAAGTTTTTACGTCAAACAGAGGCATATTGGGCATCAATTATCTGCGCTATATCAGCAACAAGGCTTACGTGGAAAGCATCATTTCATACGCTGGTACCAAGGTTACGGACGACTCCGATGACCTTGGAAAGCAAATCTCGTATCACCAGAGCTTCATTAATCAGACCCTCAGGATTTCTTCCCTTCTCAACTACAAATTGAATGCAAGAAATACCTTCCGGGGCGGGTTCATCATCAATCATTTGGATTTCAACCTTTTCGACCGGAATAATGAAAATGGTCCTGTCCGTGTTTTTCTGGATCAAAAGGGCAGTACTCAGCTTTATCAGGCATATGGTCAGCTTAAATCGCGTATATCGCCGACAGTTACGATCAATGCGGGTGTTCACGGCATGTTATTGGGACTTAATAACCAGTTTTCTCTCGAACCGCGGTTAGGGATGAAATGGGCCGTGGCATCCCGATCGACCGTTAGTTTCGGGGCCGGGCTGCATAGCAAAACAGAATCGATCTCAACTTATTTCGCGCAGGTGAATGCAGAAAGTGGAAAAACGGCCGCTGCTAATAAGGATCTTAAACTGATGAAATCGGCGCATTTTGTGGCTGGCTACGAGTTCCGCCCGACCAGCAGCTGGCGTATCCTTACCGAAACTTATTATCAGCATCATTACCATGTGCCAATCGGTTCACCGAACGCGACCCAACCATATCTTTTGCATAATTCACAAATCAATGAGATCAGCGGCTTTGCCAATGATTCCCTAACAAGTGACGGAACCGGACGCAGTTATGGCGTGGAACTGACTGTTGAAAAATCGCTGACGGGCGGCATTTACCTGATGAGTACAACATCGCTATATCAGGCCAAATACACTGGTCGGGACGGCATTGAGCGCGACAGCAGGTTTAATGGTCAGTTTGTTCAGAATGTTCTGGCGGGAAAAGAGTGGAAAGTGGGAAAAAACAAAACCAATGTATTTGCGGCGAACATTAAGCTGCTCGCGTCGGGCGGAAACCGCGTAACACCTGTTGACCTTGAAAAATCGAAACAAACAGGAAAAACGGAGCGCGACTGGACAAAGGCATATTCGGAGCAGCTGCCGCATTATTTCCGCTCGGATGTTCGGGTAAGTTATACAAAGAATAAAAGGCGCACGGCATCCACAATCTCGTTGGACATCCAGAATGTGACCAATCGTTTGAATGCATATGAGCAAACTTACGACCCTACCAACAAGGAAATAAGAAACACAACGCAGACCGGGCTGATCCCGGTGCTGAACTATCGTCTGGAATTCTAA
- a CDS encoding type II toxin-antitoxin system VapC family toxin has translation MNLLLDTHAVIWFITDDLRLPRKTRALLEDAGSSCFISVATLWEIAIKNSLGRLELHTGLKEIFAIIDKTGFELLPITASHILTNANLPHHHHDPFDRIIIAQSIEENLAVVTKDEKFVNYSATIAWKK, from the coding sequence ATGAATTTACTGCTAGATACGCACGCAGTTATTTGGTTTATCACAGATGATTTGAGACTTCCACGCAAAACAAGGGCATTGTTAGAAGACGCTGGTAGCAGCTGTTTTATCAGCGTCGCAACTTTGTGGGAAATCGCCATTAAAAATTCTTTGGGCAGATTGGAATTACATACCGGGCTCAAAGAGATTTTTGCAATTATCGACAAGACAGGTTTCGAACTGCTCCCTATAACAGCAAGTCACATTTTAACGAATGCGAATTTGCCGCATCATCATCATGATCCCTTTGATCGCATCATCATTGCGCAATCAATTGAAGAAAATCTTGCGGTGGTAACGAAAGATGAAAAGTTTGTGAATTATAGTGCCACAATTGCATGGAAAAAATAG
- the vapB gene encoding type II toxin-antitoxin system VapB family antitoxin, which yields MMTDLKLYTKLSNLPVQQKAQVASFINNLKKDFAVTPQPNKKRQAGMAKGLIAMKDDFDNDIEGFNVFTK from the coding sequence ATGATGACAGACTTAAAACTATACACGAAACTTTCAAATTTGCCTGTGCAGCAGAAAGCGCAGGTAGCGAGTTTTATTAATAATCTGAAAAAAGATTTTGCGGTAACGCCCCAGCCCAATAAAAAAAGGCAGGCTGGAATGGCAAAGGGATTGATCGCTATGAAGGACGATTTCGATAATGATATCGAGGGATTTAATGTCTTTACCAAATGA
- the thiD gene encoding bifunctional hydroxymethylpyrimidine kinase/phosphomethylpyrimidine kinase: MNRYPTILTIAGSDSGGGAGIQADLKTIGSLGGNGLSAITALTAQNTVEVRSVFPVPADFLKEQLLAVLEDIQVDAIKIGMIGTVENAWVIADIIAQFKPGFVVLDPVFASSSGTRLATAEMINVFWEKLFPLADLVTPNIDEAKLLLGREINSLESMQEAASEMIAKGCRAVLLKGGHLISEQLFDVLAQKGQEVLVFESAFIPSPNLHGTGCTLSSAIATFKALGNSLPEAIIFAKEYISAAIAAGKDAKTGTGNGPLNHFFDPVPMRVLD, translated from the coding sequence ATGAACCGATATCCAACCATACTTACCATTGCGGGATCAGACAGCGGCGGCGGCGCAGGAATTCAGGCAGACTTGAAGACGATCGGGTCACTGGGAGGGAACGGTTTATCCGCAATTACCGCGCTTACGGCCCAGAATACAGTGGAAGTGCGGTCTGTATTTCCAGTTCCGGCTGATTTTTTGAAAGAGCAATTGCTCGCCGTTCTGGAAGATATTCAGGTGGATGCGATCAAGATCGGCATGATCGGGACGGTTGAGAATGCATGGGTTATCGCCGACATTATTGCGCAGTTTAAGCCGGGATTCGTGGTCTTAGATCCGGTTTTTGCATCATCCAGCGGGACCAGGCTCGCCACCGCTGAGATGATCAATGTATTTTGGGAAAAATTATTTCCGCTGGCAGATTTGGTTACGCCTAACATTGATGAGGCAAAGTTGCTGTTGGGCCGGGAAATCAATTCCTTGGAATCCATGCAAGAAGCTGCTTCGGAAATGATTGCCAAAGGTTGCCGGGCCGTCTTACTTAAAGGCGGACATCTGATTTCCGAGCAATTATTTGACGTTTTAGCCCAGAAAGGCCAGGAAGTGTTGGTTTTTGAATCCGCGTTCATCCCCAGTCCTAATCTCCACGGAACCGGCTGCACATTATCCTCCGCCATCGCCACTTTCAAAGCCCTGGGCAACTCCCTTCCCGAAGCCATTATTTTTGCAAAAGAATACATCTCCGCCGCCATCGCAGCCGGTAAAGACGCCAAAACCGGAACCGGCAACGGCCCCTTAAACCACTTTTTTGATCCCGTACCAATGCGGGTTTTGGATTAG
- the hxpB gene encoding hexitol phosphatase HxpB, translated as MIKAAIFDMDGLLIDSEPIWTDAARKVMQRVNFTISDALKNQTTGLSIKLFLEYCHKIQPWNTPSFEELEREILEYAHENILAHAVAMPGAIDLVKNLKAQGLKLAVASASHMDLIEGVLKRLEIIDYFDTWHSGELEEFTKPHPAVYLTTAAKLGLRPDECIAFEDSHAGLRSAHAAGMITISVPAMEVFDDAKFDMAHYKINSLEKYILSEMSGVPQSAIEN; from the coding sequence ATGATTAAAGCTGCCATATTTGACATGGACGGATTGCTGATAGATTCCGAGCCAATCTGGACAGATGCTGCCCGTAAGGTAATGCAAAGAGTAAATTTCACGATTTCCGACGCGCTGAAAAATCAGACAACCGGCCTTTCTATCAAACTTTTTCTTGAATATTGTCACAAAATCCAGCCCTGGAACACACCTTCTTTCGAGGAATTGGAACGGGAGATACTGGAATATGCCCATGAAAATATCCTGGCTCACGCGGTGGCTATGCCAGGCGCAATTGATTTGGTAAAAAACCTGAAAGCGCAGGGTTTGAAACTAGCCGTAGCTTCGGCTTCGCATATGGACCTTATCGAGGGCGTGCTAAAAAGGCTCGAAATTATTGATTACTTTGACACCTGGCATTCTGGCGAGCTCGAAGAATTCACAAAACCTCATCCGGCGGTTTACCTGACAACGGCGGCTAAACTGGGATTACGCCCTGACGAATGCATTGCTTTTGAAGATTCGCATGCAGGTCTCCGATCTGCCCACGCGGCAGGAATGATCACGATTTCGGTGCCCGCGATGGAAGTTTTTGACGATGCCAAGTTTGATATGGCACATTATAAGATCAATTCCCTTGAAAAATATATATTGAGCGAAATGTCCGGCGTGCCGCAAAGCGCGATTGAAAATTAA
- a CDS encoding sensor histidine kinase: MIGLRHFSIVIMIRIVVIILSVIAVAWLASKHTNEVLVYVLGTIFIFVQGSLLYQYVTNVNRKLTYFLESVRYSDFTINFRSDNKMGRTFKELNQQFNEVLHAFRQARAEKEANLQYLNTIVQHIGTGLITFDSNGQVNLINNAALRMLGIYRLHQLSELKDKHPRLYELLSTLDSGVRELYRTPSDQPLALQGAAIQLRGMWVRIVVLQNIQTELQQQEVESWQNLTRVLRHEIMNSMTPIVSLVGTMRLIVNEDIEKSTSDQEAVNDLKEALHTLEKRSKGMMQFVNAYRDFTTLPKPVFANLSVAELFQEVIQLLQTDLTGSGVLWKISVKPETLTVKADASQIQQVLINLVKNASEAFSTQTNRLITLSAYQSDSVTIIDVEDNGDGIEPEAIENIFIPFYTTKKTGSGIGLSLSRQILQQHNGQLNVSSEVGKGTVFTLII; this comes from the coding sequence ATGATCGGATTAAGACATTTCAGCATTGTGATCATGATCCGGATAGTGGTCATTATCCTGAGCGTCATCGCGGTTGCCTGGCTAGCGTCCAAGCACACGAACGAGGTGCTGGTATATGTGCTTGGGACCATTTTCATCTTTGTCCAGGGATCATTATTGTATCAGTATGTTACCAATGTCAACCGCAAGCTGACTTACTTCCTCGAATCGGTCCGCTATTCTGATTTTACGATCAATTTCCGTTCGGACAATAAGATGGGCCGGACATTCAAGGAACTCAACCAGCAGTTCAATGAAGTGCTTCACGCATTCCGGCAGGCGCGGGCTGAAAAAGAGGCTAACCTGCAATATCTGAACACGATTGTGCAACATATCGGGACCGGGCTGATCACCTTTGACAGCAACGGACAGGTTAACCTCATTAATAATGCTGCTTTGCGTATGCTGGGAATTTACCGGCTGCATCAGCTGAGCGAGCTTAAAGACAAGCATCCAAGACTGTATGAACTACTTTCTACACTCGACAGCGGCGTACGCGAGCTTTACCGGACGCCTTCGGACCAGCCGCTTGCCTTGCAGGGTGCTGCGATCCAGCTCCGGGGAATGTGGGTCAGGATCGTGGTTTTACAGAATATCCAAACGGAACTTCAACAGCAGGAAGTAGAATCGTGGCAAAACCTGACGCGCGTTTTAAGGCACGAGATCATGAACTCGATGACACCGATCGTGTCGCTCGTCGGTACAATGCGACTGATTGTAAATGAGGACATTGAGAAGTCAACCAGCGATCAGGAGGCAGTAAATGACTTGAAAGAGGCATTGCATACGCTTGAAAAACGCAGTAAGGGCATGATGCAATTTGTGAATGCTTACCGCGATTTTACCACATTACCAAAGCCGGTGTTTGCTAATCTTAGCGTTGCGGAGTTGTTTCAGGAAGTAATCCAATTATTACAAACGGACCTTACCGGCTCAGGGGTTTTATGGAAGATTTCTGTCAAACCTGAAACGCTTACCGTAAAGGCCGACGCCAGCCAGATCCAGCAAGTGCTGATTAACCTGGTGAAAAACGCCTCCGAAGCATTCTCAACCCAAACAAACAGACTGATCACATTGAGCGCATATCAGTCTGACAGCGTGACCATTATCGATGTTGAAGACAATGGTGACGGCATTGAACCTGAGGCAATTGAGAATATTTTTATCCCTTTTTACACCACCAAAAAAACCGGTTCCGGAATCGGTCTCAGCCTCTCGCGACAGATCTTACAACAGCACAATGGTCAGCTGAATGTTTCCTCGGAAGTAGGAAAAGGAACCGTTTTTACCTTAATTATTTAG
- a CDS encoding amino acid permease produces MKQSSSLFRKKTVSQILRDADSAENGGLAKILGVRDLVSLGIAAIVGAGIFSTIGVASYNGGPAVSLLFVFTAIACVFTALSYAQFASTVPVSGSAYTYAYVAFGELFAWIIGWSLILEYAVSNMVVAISWSEYFTGMLKGFGIVLPGWLTVNYETASDAFAKLHSAAAAEMSTYERFAAAAYETSPVIGDLHIMLNLPAGLVTLLITALVYIGIRESRTASNIMVVLKIGVVLLVILAGAFYVKPENWSPFAPNGIKGVMGGVASVFFAFIGFDSISTTAEECKNPQRDMPKAMIYCLIICTVLYVLITLVLTGMVNYTELKVSDPLAFVFEKNGLDFMAGVISVSSVIAITSALLVYQLGQPRIWMTMSRDGLLWKKFSKIHPKYQTPSFATIVTGFVVGIPALFFKMDFFVDLTSVGTFFAFILVCGGVLYLDHTGISAQSKFRVPYLNGKYLIGLALILAIAGITIYGQSVIDEWKAMSAMEIVEHKLLTIIFWITWCILAVMGYKYNFSVLPVAGILTNLYLMTELGSSNWLIFVIWLAIGLVIYFSYGYRKSKLA; encoded by the coding sequence ATGAAACAAAGTTCTTCTCTCTTTCGTAAAAAAACAGTTAGCCAAATACTCAGGGACGCCGACTCAGCTGAAAACGGCGGACTAGCCAAGATCCTCGGCGTAAGGGACCTGGTTTCCCTGGGCATCGCGGCGATTGTTGGGGCTGGGATTTTTAGTACGATAGGCGTTGCGAGTTATAATGGCGGGCCCGCAGTCTCACTGTTATTTGTCTTTACGGCCATTGCGTGTGTTTTCACGGCATTGTCCTATGCGCAGTTTGCGAGCACAGTGCCGGTATCCGGTAGTGCGTACACGTATGCCTATGTTGCCTTCGGGGAATTGTTTGCGTGGATCATAGGCTGGTCATTGATTCTCGAATATGCTGTTTCGAATATGGTCGTCGCCATTTCCTGGTCGGAATACTTTACGGGGATGCTCAAAGGTTTCGGGATAGTGCTGCCGGGGTGGCTTACTGTCAACTATGAAACGGCTTCCGATGCCTTTGCAAAATTACACAGCGCCGCAGCAGCGGAAATGAGCACCTATGAGCGATTTGCGGCTGCCGCCTACGAAACATCTCCCGTCATTGGTGACCTGCACATTATGCTCAATCTGCCCGCCGGGCTTGTTACATTGCTCATTACCGCGCTGGTTTACATTGGTATACGCGAATCCAGGACTGCCAGCAACATTATGGTGGTTTTAAAGATCGGGGTTGTTCTGCTGGTAATTTTAGCCGGTGCATTTTATGTAAAACCCGAAAACTGGTCACCATTCGCACCCAATGGCATCAAGGGCGTTATGGGCGGAGTTGCCTCCGTTTTCTTCGCATTCATTGGTTTTGATTCTATATCAACAACCGCCGAGGAATGTAAAAATCCGCAGCGCGATATGCCCAAAGCCATGATTTACTGCCTTATTATCTGTACGGTCTTATATGTGCTCATCACGCTGGTGCTTACCGGGATGGTCAATTATACAGAACTGAAAGTGAGCGATCCGCTGGCATTTGTTTTCGAGAAAAATGGCCTTGATTTCATGGCCGGCGTTATTTCCGTGAGCTCCGTAATTGCTATTACGAGCGCTTTGCTGGTTTATCAGCTTGGACAGCCGCGTATCTGGATGACGATGAGCCGCGACGGTTTGCTTTGGAAAAAATTCTCGAAAATCCATCCCAAATACCAGACGCCATCGTTCGCAACCATTGTTACGGGCTTTGTGGTCGGCATTCCTGCATTGTTTTTTAAGATGGATTTCTTTGTGGATCTGACCAGCGTAGGGACGTTTTTTGCATTCATCCTCGTTTGCGGCGGCGTTCTTTATTTGGATCATACGGGCATTTCAGCACAATCCAAATTCCGCGTTCCTTACCTGAACGGGAAGTATTTGATCGGTTTAGCACTGATCCTGGCCATTGCGGGAATTACTATTTACGGACAAAGTGTGATTGATGAATGGAAAGCAATGTCTGCGATGGAAATCGTCGAGCATAAGCTCCTAACAATCATTTTCTGGATCACATGGTGCATTCTGGCTGTAATGGGCTACAAATATAACTTCTCGGTTTTACCTGTTGCGGGCATTCTGACAAACCTTTATCTGATGACCGAACTGGGATCTTCAAACTGGCTGATCTTTGTGATCTGGCTGGCGATCGGGCTTGTGATCTATTTCAGCTACGGTTACAGGAAGAGCAAACTGGCCTAA
- a CDS encoding phosphatidylinositol-specific phospholipase C/glycerophosphodiester phosphodiesterase family protein, whose translation MKKIVTLLVLILLCARMLDAQDIKAYTTAQAHSHNDYERRGAFYDAIDQQFGSIEADLFLVNDTLFVAHNLKDIHPKRTLNTLYIQPILTKIEKNGGSIYPQKDVPLQFLIDLKTGATETLAALVKELEPHKHILAPDGNLTIVASGNTPDPANFNKYPDFIFFDGRPEITYTPEQLKRIGLISQGFAKYSKWNGEGPLPEKDKKAIQKVIKQTHDLGKKMRLWATPDNINSWKIMMTLGVDYLNTDKVKEMGDYLRTAPR comes from the coding sequence ATGAAAAAAATCGTTACGCTACTTGTACTCATTCTGCTTTGTGCCAGGATGTTGGACGCTCAGGACATTAAAGCTTACACCACAGCGCAGGCGCATTCCCACAATGATTACGAACGGAGAGGCGCATTTTATGATGCGATCGATCAGCAGTTCGGCTCGATTGAAGCGGACTTATTTTTGGTAAATGATACGCTCTTCGTGGCGCATAATCTCAAAGACATTCATCCCAAAAGAACATTAAACACGCTTTACATTCAGCCTATATTGACTAAAATAGAAAAGAATGGCGGCAGCATTTATCCGCAAAAAGACGTTCCCCTTCAATTTCTGATCGATTTGAAAACCGGCGCTACGGAAACGCTGGCTGCACTGGTCAAAGAACTGGAACCGCATAAGCACATTTTAGCGCCTGACGGCAACCTCACAATTGTGGCCAGCGGCAACACGCCCGATCCCGCCAATTTTAACAAATACCCCGATTTCATATTTTTTGATGGCCGTCCTGAGATCACCTACACGCCGGAGCAGCTCAAACGCATTGGCCTGATCAGTCAGGGATTTGCGAAATATTCAAAATGGAACGGAGAAGGCCCATTACCGGAAAAAGACAAGAAAGCGATTCAGAAAGTGATTAAGCAAACGCACGATCTTGGAAAAAAAATGCGGCTGTGGGCAACACCCGACAACATTAATTCATGGAAAATCATGATGACTTTGGGTGTTGATTACCTTAATACTGATAAAGTGAAAGAAATGGGAGATTACCTCAGAACTGCACCGCGCTGA